Proteins from one Clostridia bacterium genomic window:
- a CDS encoding YitT family protein, producing MKLFERIYDSKYRYILMFFMIILGGAIGGISFNVFLIPHKLLSGGVSGIALILKYLFGLNPGVLIFVFNIPIFIAGYKFVDKEFILLSLVGMTAFSVSIDAFAFLKDVIYIKDTLLSCLYGGVLNGIGMGIVFRNRASQGGVDIIAVIVKKYFSMNLGSTSLMINFVIVAIASLFYGLNLAMYTLVSMYVASAVLDKVQKGFGNSKSVMIITEDEQQVAETILKTLGRGVTYLDGEGAYTGNKKKVIYCIVTLNQLAKLKQIVHEVDSNAFMAVSDTSEVLGQGFANRGI from the coding sequence ATGAAACTGTTTGAAAGAATATATGACAGTAAGTACAGATACATTCTTATGTTTTTCATGATAATATTGGGGGGTGCCATTGGGGGTATTTCCTTCAATGTATTCCTGATACCGCATAAGCTGCTTAGCGGTGGTGTCAGCGGTATAGCGCTTATATTGAAGTATCTTTTCGGGTTAAACCCAGGAGTGCTGATATTTGTTTTCAATATACCAATATTTATTGCGGGATATAAATTTGTAGATAAGGAGTTCATTCTTCTGAGTCTTGTCGGTATGACGGCATTTTCAGTATCCATTGATGCTTTCGCTTTCTTAAAGGATGTTATTTATATCAAAGACACTCTTTTATCCTGTCTTTACGGGGGAGTACTGAATGGCATAGGCATGGGGATAGTATTCAGAAACAGGGCTTCCCAGGGTGGAGTTGACATAATAGCTGTGATAGTAAAGAAATATTTTTCAATGAATCTCGGAAGCACATCCTTAATGATAAATTTCGTCATAGTTGCAATTGCATCGTTGTTTTACGGCCTTAATCTTGCTATGTACACACTGGTATCGATGTATGTTGCATCAGCAGTGCTTGATAAGGTACAGAAGGGCTTCGGAAACAGCAAATCAGTGATGATAATCACAGAAGATGAGCAGCAGGTTGCTGAAACGATACTGAAAACATTGGGCAGAGGGGTTACATATCTGGATGGTGAAGGGGCTTATACCGGCAATAAGAAGAAGGTAATATATTGTATAGTGACTCTGAACCAGCTGGCTAAGCTAAAGCAGATAGTACATGAAGTTGACAGCAATGCCTTTATGGCAGTAAGCGACACCTCAGAGGTTTTAGGTCAAGGCTTTGCAAACAGGGGAATATAG
- a CDS encoding cob(I)yrinic acid a,c-diamide adenosyltransferase gives MKLEKGLIQVYTGDGKGKTTAALGQGLRSCGRGLKVCMVQFLKGGDTGELHSVEKLHPLFEIFRFEKKRGFFWTLDHKEKYELKEDIEKGFEFIKAVVSKEECDVLIIDELLGVLGNKLLEVKEVVELLKSKPDTMEIIITGRNASKEIIDAADLVTEMKEIKHYFKNGVSAREGIES, from the coding sequence ATGAAGCTTGAAAAGGGGCTTATACAGGTTTACACAGGAGATGGAAAGGGCAAGACAACAGCTGCATTAGGACAGGGGCTCAGGTCCTGCGGAAGAGGACTGAAGGTTTGCATGGTACAATTCTTAAAGGGTGGAGATACAGGAGAGCTTCATAGTGTGGAAAAGCTGCACCCTTTGTTTGAGATATTCAGATTTGAAAAGAAAAGAGGCTTTTTCTGGACGCTTGACCATAAGGAAAAGTATGAACTAAAGGAAGATATAGAAAAAGGGTTTGAGTTCATAAAAGCAGTGGTCAGCAAAGAGGAATGTGATGTTCTAATAATTGATGAACTGTTGGGAGTGCTCGGGAATAAGCTCCTGGAAGTCAAGGAGGTAGTAGAGCTTCTGAAGTCTAAACCCGACACCATGGAGATAATAATCACGGGTAGAAACGCTTCAAAAGAAATTATTGATGCTGCAGATCTGGTAACTGAAATGAAGGAGATTAAGCACTATTTCAAAAATGGTGTGTCGGCCAGAGAAGGCATTGAGTCATAG
- a CDS encoding single-stranded DNA-binding protein, translating into MTDKVIESNNVTVYGTVTSKPEFSHEMYGEGFYTVYLEVPRLSDISDTLPITISERLVLGLNIDVGSTLLVEGQLRSYNKYQEGNNKLILTVFARNLKPIEQEVKNPNQIYLDGFICKRPIYRTTPFGREITDMLLAVNRPYNKSDYIPCIAWGRNARYSENLKVGDRIRIWGRIQSRNYQKKVSEEEVITRTAYEVSISKMEVCDAETGEAESFEEEEQEE; encoded by the coding sequence ATGACTGACAAGGTCATAGAGAGCAACAATGTTACCGTATACGGGACGGTAACTTCCAAACCGGAGTTTAGCCATGAAATGTATGGCGAGGGTTTTTATACGGTATACCTGGAGGTTCCAAGGCTGAGTGACATCTCCGATACACTGCCTATTACGATATCAGAGAGGCTCGTCCTAGGGCTCAATATTGATGTAGGCTCAACTCTCCTCGTTGAAGGACAGCTGAGGTCTTACAACAAATATCAGGAAGGAAATAATAAGCTTATACTTACGGTATTTGCAAGAAATCTAAAACCAATAGAGCAGGAAGTGAAAAATCCAAACCAGATATATCTGGACGGTTTCATATGCAAAAGGCCAATATATAGGACTACGCCCTTCGGCCGTGAAATAACGGATATGCTTCTGGCAGTTAACAGGCCTTATAACAAATCTGATTACATACCATGCATAGCGTGGGGCAGGAATGCAAGATACTCTGAGAATCTGAAGGTAGGAGACAGGATAAGGATATGGGGCAGAATACAAAGCCGCAACTACCAGAAGAAAGTGTCAGAGGAGGAGGTCATCACAAGAACAGCATACGAAGTATCTATTTCGAAAATGGAAGTGTGTGATGCCGAAACAGGCGAAGCTGAAAGCTTCGAAGAGGAAGAGCAGGAAGAATAG
- a CDS encoding Mur ligase family protein yields MYVDSTGNIGVTADPQKVRPGMIYVDLSSRRNRRQIYEAYLNGASLIFTPHNISNPDLPVIKVKNPQDTLYMLFNGLFGKQQQQARLIGILGDSDKSVLVDLIQNILREVNTSDGMNAMPVTIDTNSYNLFYMDMSLDSAILTDRGYLEGNCGSKPEADFFLSLLKKKTIIVNNDEPYAMKAVEDCKEIMQITYGLNKKAAVTASSIDAGETTCFNYCVQRSFLTKSGKRVEPFEIPVHFNAMGSHNIYNALAAITCGLYYDAEITNIKDSVESYKPPARHFQRIYDGEFTIIDNYCNSLQDYTAAFESLQILSCENLMLIISLSNSSSLSFHVEKACLIAEWVKMLKCKEVILTSCMDGDARIGELPLKSMRIYKKVFKENDIPFRYYHLLQHSIERSISELKKRDMLVMLGSDEMNMAHRLLCRHLKPINNEKH; encoded by the coding sequence ATGTACGTGGACAGTACGGGAAACATTGGAGTAACAGCGGATCCGCAAAAGGTAAGACCCGGAATGATATATGTCGATTTGTCCAGCAGAAGGAACAGGAGACAAATATATGAAGCTTACTTAAATGGAGCATCCTTGATTTTTACACCCCATAATATATCCAATCCTGATCTTCCGGTAATAAAGGTAAAGAACCCCCAGGATACACTTTATATGCTGTTCAATGGATTGTTCGGAAAGCAGCAGCAGCAGGCGAGGTTGATCGGGATTCTTGGTGACAGTGATAAGAGTGTGCTGGTGGATTTAATACAGAACATATTACGCGAAGTAAATACTTCTGATGGTATGAATGCAATGCCAGTCACAATTGATACAAACTCATACAATCTTTTCTATATGGATATGAGTCTTGATAGTGCAATTCTAACTGACAGGGGTTACTTGGAAGGCAATTGCGGAAGCAAGCCCGAAGCTGACTTCTTTCTAAGCTTATTGAAGAAAAAGACTATTATAGTAAATAATGATGAGCCTTATGCGATGAAAGCTGTAGAGGATTGCAAGGAAATCATGCAGATTACTTACGGTCTGAATAAGAAAGCTGCTGTTACAGCGTCAAGCATTGATGCAGGCGAGACTACCTGCTTCAATTATTGCGTGCAAAGAAGCTTTCTGACAAAGAGCGGAAAAAGGGTTGAACCCTTCGAGATCCCAGTACATTTTAATGCTATGGGAAGCCACAATATATACAATGCACTGGCTGCAATTACCTGCGGACTGTATTATGATGCGGAAATAACAAATATTAAGGACTCTGTAGAGAGTTATAAACCTCCTGCCAGGCATTTTCAAAGAATATATGATGGTGAATTTACTATAATAGACAACTACTGCAATTCATTGCAGGATTATACTGCGGCATTTGAGTCATTGCAAATATTAAGCTGTGAGAATCTTATGCTTATCATATCTTTATCAAATAGTTCAAGCTTGAGTTTCCATGTAGAGAAAGCGTGTCTTATAGCAGAGTGGGTCAAAATGCTGAAGTGCAAGGAAGTAATTTTGACCAGCTGCATGGACGGTGATGCCAGGATTGGGGAGCTTCCTCTAAAAAGCATGCGTATTTATAAGAAGGTTTTCAAGGAAAATGATATACCCTTCAGATATTATCATTTACTACAGCATTCTATTGAGAGGAGTATATCAGAGCTTAAGAAACGGGATATGCTGGTAATGTTGGGAAGCGACGAAATGAATATGGCACATAGACTCTTATGCAGACACCTGAAGCCAATAAATAATGAAAAACATTAA
- a CDS encoding class I SAM-dependent RNA methyltransferase, with protein MSDIELVAPCNFGVEASLSREIRNLGYETTRVEDGRVGFMADAEGICRSNLWLRTAERILVKVGEFEAFSFEELFEKTKGLEWYKWIPKDAEFPVAKASSIKSTLFSTSDIQAIVKKAVVESLKTKYKVEWFEETGEKYPIHVFINKDRVVLYLDTSGLSLHKRGYREISNAAPIKETLAALMVLLTPWKADRAFIDPFCGSGTITIEAAMIGLNMAPGLNRSFISDNWRWIDKNAWEKTKEEARSLIKNDVELNIQGYDIDEASIKVARNNARLAGLEDKLHFQKRDMKELSSKDHYGFIVTNPPYGERLSDHKSVEGLYKEMGKVFSKLDTWSFYIITSHEEFEKFFGRRADKKRKLYNGMMKTDLYQYFGPKPPRHNIIENITQEEIDK; from the coding sequence ATGTCTGATATAGAACTTGTGGCACCATGCAATTTTGGGGTGGAAGCATCACTATCCAGGGAAATAAGGAATCTGGGCTATGAAACAACAAGGGTAGAGGATGGAAGAGTCGGCTTTATGGCTGACGCTGAAGGAATATGCAGGTCAAACCTGTGGCTGCGTACTGCTGAAAGAATACTTGTCAAAGTTGGGGAATTTGAAGCCTTTTCTTTTGAAGAGTTGTTTGAAAAGACCAAGGGACTGGAGTGGTATAAGTGGATACCCAAAGATGCAGAGTTCCCTGTCGCAAAAGCTTCTTCAATAAAGTCAACGCTTTTCAGCACTTCTGACATACAAGCAATAGTCAAGAAGGCTGTGGTTGAAAGCTTGAAAACCAAATATAAGGTGGAGTGGTTCGAAGAGACGGGGGAGAAATATCCTATACATGTGTTCATTAATAAGGATAGAGTAGTTTTATATTTGGATACCAGCGGTTTATCCCTTCATAAAAGGGGCTACAGAGAGATATCCAATGCTGCTCCTATAAAAGAGACTCTTGCCGCGCTCATGGTACTTCTGACACCTTGGAAAGCAGACAGGGCCTTTATAGATCCCTTTTGCGGCTCAGGTACAATAACCATTGAAGCTGCTATGATAGGACTGAATATGGCACCTGGACTCAACAGAAGCTTCATATCAGACAACTGGCGCTGGATTGACAAGAACGCATGGGAAAAGACAAAAGAGGAAGCCAGGTCGCTGATAAAAAATGATGTTGAGTTAAATATACAGGGATATGACATTGATGAGGCTTCTATCAAAGTGGCAAGAAATAATGCAAGGCTGGCAGGCTTGGAGGATAAGCTGCATTTCCAGAAAAGGGACATGAAAGAATTGAGCAGTAAGGATCACTACGGTTTTATAGTAACAAATCCGCCATATGGAGAAAGACTTTCAGACCATAAGAGTGTTGAGGGGTTATATAAAGAAATGGGCAAGGTATTCTCAAAGCTTGATACATGGTCCTTTTACATAATAACCTCCCATGAGGAGTTCGAGAAGTTCTTTGGAAGAAGGGCGGATAAGAAGAGGAAGCTGTATAACGGCATGATGAAAACGGATCTTTATCAGTATTTCGGACCTAAGCCCCCGAGGCATAACATCATCGAAAATATAACACAGGAAGAAATTGATAAATAA
- a CDS encoding polysaccharide deacetylase family protein, with protein MKLRFKGSYKAINIMLVMVIVSISLIYNYASYNHLLDAFKDNSRQLPIYCVDTSEKKVAISFDAAWGANYTEDLLAILKKYEVKTTFFLVGFWIDKYPEMVKRIDEEGHEVGNHSAKHPHMSQLSKEQIIEELGKTSKKIEAITNKKVTLFRPPFGDYNNRLIETSREMGIQIIQWDVDSLDYKDYGADAIVKRVLSKVKNGSIVLFHNNATYTKDALPIVLENLQKEGYKVVPISELIYKENYYIDHTGMQKLLR; from the coding sequence GTGAAGCTAAGATTTAAAGGAAGCTACAAAGCCATAAATATTATGCTGGTGATGGTGATAGTCAGCATTTCACTAATATACAATTATGCAAGCTACAATCACCTGCTGGATGCTTTCAAGGATAACAGCAGGCAGCTTCCGATATACTGTGTGGATACATCGGAAAAGAAGGTCGCAATTTCTTTTGATGCAGCATGGGGGGCCAATTACACAGAAGACCTGCTTGCAATACTCAAAAAGTATGAGGTAAAGACTACCTTCTTCCTAGTCGGTTTTTGGATTGATAAATATCCGGAAATGGTAAAGAGAATTGATGAGGAAGGCCACGAGGTAGGCAATCATTCCGCAAAGCACCCGCATATGTCGCAGCTGTCAAAGGAGCAGATTATTGAGGAGCTGGGAAAGACTTCAAAAAAGATAGAAGCAATTACAAATAAAAAGGTTACTCTGTTCCGTCCTCCATTTGGAGACTATAACAACAGGCTTATAGAAACCTCCAGAGAAATGGGCATACAGATCATTCAATGGGATGTTGACTCTCTTGACTACAAAGACTATGGAGCTGATGCAATAGTCAAGCGCGTACTTTCAAAGGTGAAGAACGGCTCAATTGTACTTTTCCACAACAATGCAACCTATACAAAGGATGCACTTCCGATAGTGCTGGAGAACCTTCAGAAGGAAGGGTATAAGGTAGTGCCGATATCAGAGCTGATTTATAAGGAAAATTACTATATAGACCATACCGGAATGCAGAAGTTATTGAGATAA
- a CDS encoding YcxB family protein — MAEVHEKTFDIKVRLTMLDYFRYYFSLFNLKKSGLVVNIMCAIIVIIYTLSLVSLLYITSSTQVFDWGTVKGITLDLVIMILFSAPFIRTYLIAFKDAKTHKVLDKDIYITITADKFIVSTNDTKLEYSWKKMYKVFDFSHGFALFIDKKDLAFVLPKRYFKNKEQIKFVKEIIAKYKK, encoded by the coding sequence ATGGCCGAAGTGCACGAAAAGACCTTTGATATTAAGGTCAGGCTTACGATGCTGGATTATTTCCGTTATTACTTTTCACTTTTCAATCTAAAAAAATCAGGTTTAGTCGTCAATATAATGTGCGCAATTATTGTTATAATCTATACCTTAAGTTTAGTTTCATTGCTATACATTACATCCTCTACCCAAGTTTTTGACTGGGGAACAGTTAAGGGTATAACTCTTGACCTGGTAATAATGATTTTGTTCTCAGCTCCCTTTATAAGAACATATCTTATTGCGTTCAAGGATGCAAAAACACATAAGGTCCTTGATAAGGACATCTATATAACTATTACTGCGGACAAGTTCATCGTATCTACAAATGACACAAAGCTGGAGTATTCGTGGAAAAAGATGTATAAGGTATTTGATTTCTCCCATGGTTTTGCACTCTTCATTGATAAGAAGGATTTGGCTTTCGTCCTGCCAAAGAGATACTTCAAGAACAAGGAACAGATAAAATTCGTAAAAGAAATTATAGCAAAATATAAGAAGTAG
- a CDS encoding class I SAM-dependent methyltransferase: MILSNSLNISHEFIKKVVQQGDTVVDATMGNGNDTLFLAGLVGDKGKVYSFDIQEYALANTRKKLDDAGISSYVELIMDGHQNIDRYVAKGVRAVMFNLGYLPKGDHNIGTKADTTIEALKKSMELLMVGGLIMMVIYYGGDSGFEEKEAVLEYVKTIDCRKHIVLVSDFVNQINCPPIAVCIEKVTE, translated from the coding sequence ATGATACTCAGCAATTCTTTAAATATTTCACATGAGTTTATTAAAAAGGTGGTGCAGCAAGGAGATACTGTTGTAGATGCCACAATGGGGAACGGTAATGATACTCTTTTCCTTGCTGGGCTTGTAGGAGATAAGGGCAAGGTTTATTCCTTTGACATACAGGAATATGCCCTTGCAAATACAAGAAAAAAACTTGATGATGCCGGGATTAGCAGCTATGTTGAGTTAATAATGGATGGACACCAGAATATTGATCGCTATGTAGCGAAGGGCGTCAGGGCAGTAATGTTCAACCTGGGCTATCTTCCCAAGGGAGATCATAATATTGGTACAAAAGCTGATACCACCATAGAAGCCTTGAAGAAATCCATGGAACTGCTTATGGTTGGCGGATTAATAATGATGGTAATATACTACGGCGGAGACAGCGGTTTTGAAGAGAAGGAAGCGGTGCTTGAATATGTGAAGACCATTGATTGCAGGAAACATATAGTGCTTGTAAGTGACTTTGTAAATCAAATCAATTGCCCTCCAATTGCTGTGTGCATAGAGAAGGTTACAGAGTAG
- a CDS encoding YraN family protein: protein MGNNKILGAFGEGLACEYLAESDYRVLERNFSCKVGEIDIIALQNDTVVFVEVKTRSSEKYGLPSEAVSAAKQKKIVKTALYYLQTNKLLDYMCRFDVIEILVDAENKYQINLIKDAFQYSGRYGY, encoded by the coding sequence ATGGGTAATAATAAAATTCTGGGGGCTTTTGGGGAAGGCTTGGCGTGTGAATACCTTGCGGAAAGTGATTATAGAGTGCTCGAAAGAAACTTTAGCTGCAAGGTGGGGGAAATCGATATAATAGCATTGCAAAATGACACAGTTGTTTTTGTAGAGGTGAAGACAAGAAGCAGTGAGAAATATGGCTTACCCTCCGAGGCAGTAAGTGCTGCAAAACAGAAAAAAATAGTCAAGACAGCTTTGTACTACCTCCAAACTAATAAGCTTCTTGATTATATGTGCAGGTTTGATGTAATAGAAATATTGGTTGATGCAGAGAATAAATACCAGATAAACCTGATAAAGGATGCCTTCCAGTATTCAGGAAGGTACGGCTATTAA
- a CDS encoding EscU/YscU/HrcU family type III secretion system export apparatus switch protein, which translates to MNNKLKKAAALSYEQGEAAPKITALGKGEVAERIIKTAKENNVPVFEDSGIIDTLIQLDIGDQIPPELYSVVAEVLVFIASIDREKGSKNG; encoded by the coding sequence ATGAATAATAAGCTTAAGAAAGCAGCGGCTTTGTCCTATGAGCAGGGAGAGGCAGCGCCTAAAATTACAGCCTTGGGTAAAGGCGAGGTGGCAGAAAGGATAATAAAGACCGCAAAGGAAAACAATGTGCCTGTCTTTGAGGATAGCGGAATTATCGATACTCTGATACAGCTGGATATTGGTGATCAGATTCCCCCAGAACTGTATAGCGTTGTCGCAGAAGTTTTGGTATTCATCGCAAGTATTGACAGAGAGAAGGGCAGCAAGAATGGGTAA
- a CDS encoding flagellar hook-length control protein FliK, translating into MRIDASSLLSIKAELTEQLKNLDVGDALKGMVLEALGNSIAIRTASGQIFTALLQEGANIPKGAFVELIVSSITGGKIYAEFKTESKATDLDAKVSELLKQINLPVDEKNIEAAKLLIKYKLPLNKEAIVNITGLQKSIDNLNQSSEGRVGLLLSGLDIKNTTVDVLNKVVLKWSPDLIKQEAVVGDEIKLSNAPAGNIEVKEISKETEQPVNIKVSQALAEEEINSESPVSVKEPIKKEPAGDLNVRKPVQEVGAPIEDNRGTELLEVLEKLGIEAGGEVKRFAGQVSDILASIKNSDMEALTYLVSKEIEITPKNLGMLMKNIENSDGISQFIDKLQQRIIVEDNPELREIKESIKKVFLEPRQVENSKEVAEQLKDIVKLGEKLENYLDSRGNKDPEIRDALSNLRDNIDFIRSINENNNFIQIPLMINSDTSTAKLYIFNEGKNCKKINPDNATILIALDLKSLGHLESMIGVKGKAVNVTFRVENKSVGDIIEKQSLLLKNSLEGKGYSLSPVRIISLEQPFSLLSLEAMINESGSGKIHFDMRI; encoded by the coding sequence ATGAGAATTGATGCTTCAAGCTTGTTATCCATAAAAGCGGAATTGACAGAACAGCTGAAGAACCTGGATGTCGGTGATGCCTTAAAAGGAATGGTGCTGGAAGCCTTGGGCAACAGCATTGCTATAAGGACAGCAAGCGGCCAGATATTTACCGCTTTACTTCAAGAGGGTGCAAATATTCCTAAGGGTGCTTTTGTAGAATTGATAGTCAGCAGCATAACTGGCGGAAAAATATATGCTGAATTTAAGACTGAAAGTAAAGCCACCGATTTGGATGCAAAGGTGTCCGAGCTTTTGAAGCAAATCAACCTGCCTGTTGATGAGAAGAATATTGAGGCTGCAAAGCTTCTGATAAAATACAAGCTTCCTTTGAACAAGGAAGCAATTGTGAATATTACAGGACTGCAGAAAAGTATCGATAATTTGAACCAAAGCAGCGAAGGACGAGTGGGATTGCTGCTTTCCGGACTGGATATAAAAAACACGACGGTTGATGTGCTGAATAAGGTTGTTCTCAAATGGTCCCCTGATTTGATAAAGCAGGAGGCTGTAGTGGGAGATGAAATAAAATTATCGAATGCTCCTGCAGGGAATATTGAAGTAAAAGAAATCAGCAAGGAGACTGAGCAGCCTGTCAATATTAAGGTTAGCCAGGCATTAGCTGAGGAGGAAATTAATAGTGAGAGCCCAGTGAGTGTAAAGGAGCCAATAAAAAAGGAGCCTGCTGGTGATTTGAACGTAAGGAAGCCAGTGCAGGAGGTTGGTGCTCCCATTGAAGATAATAGGGGAACAGAGCTTCTCGAAGTATTAGAGAAGCTGGGAATAGAAGCAGGAGGCGAAGTAAAAAGGTTCGCAGGACAAGTATCGGATATTCTCGCTTCAATAAAAAATAGCGATATGGAAGCTCTAACTTACCTTGTTTCAAAAGAGATAGAGATAACCCCTAAGAATTTGGGTATGCTTATGAAAAATATTGAGAACAGCGATGGAATATCGCAGTTCATTGATAAGCTTCAACAAAGAATAATTGTTGAGGATAATCCAGAGTTAAGGGAAATAAAGGAGTCCATAAAGAAGGTTTTCCTGGAACCCAGACAGGTGGAGAACAGCAAAGAGGTTGCAGAGCAACTGAAGGATATAGTAAAACTGGGAGAAAAACTGGAGAACTATCTGGACAGCAGAGGGAATAAAGACCCGGAGATTAGGGATGCACTGTCCAATCTTAGGGATAATATTGATTTTATCAGAAGTATAAATGAAAATAACAATTTTATACAGATACCATTAATGATAAACAGTGATACTTCCACTGCTAAGCTTTATATATTTAATGAGGGCAAGAACTGCAAAAAAATAAACCCGGATAATGCCACTATTCTTATTGCACTGGATTTGAAAAGCCTTGGTCACTTGGAAAGTATGATAGGGGTGAAGGGCAAGGCTGTAAACGTTACTTTCAGAGTTGAAAATAAAAGCGTAGGAGACATAATAGAAAAGCAAAGTCTTTTACTTAAGAATTCTTTGGAGGGAAAAGGCTACAGCCTGAGTCCGGTTAGAATTATTAGCCTGGAACAGCCTTTCAGCCTGCTTTCACTTGAAGCCATGATAAACGAGAGCGGTTCAGGGAAAATCCATTTTGATATGAGGATATAA
- a CDS encoding ribonuclease HII produces MAIRIKDDDKEKERLFKMTEYERICYEKGFKLIAGVDEVGRGPLAGPVVAAAVILGEGILIPGVNDSKKLSAEKREYLYDEIKSKALCCSIGIVDEKIIDEINILNATYLAMKKALQDLSAKPEYILLDAVTLKDINIPQKGIIKGDSLSLSIAAASIIAKVERDRIISSYDEIYPHFSFSKHKGYGTSEHIECIKKYGLLPIHRRSFTKNFQG; encoded by the coding sequence ATGGCTATCAGAATTAAAGATGATGATAAGGAAAAGGAACGACTCTTCAAAATGACAGAGTACGAGCGGATTTGCTATGAGAAGGGCTTTAAACTGATTGCAGGTGTGGACGAGGTAGGACGGGGTCCGCTGGCAGGGCCTGTTGTCGCTGCAGCGGTTATACTTGGGGAAGGTATACTCATACCAGGGGTTAATGACTCTAAGAAGCTTTCAGCTGAGAAAAGGGAATACTTATATGACGAGATAAAGTCAAAAGCCTTGTGCTGCAGCATTGGAATAGTTGATGAAAAGATTATAGATGAGATAAACATACTTAACGCTACATACCTTGCAATGAAGAAGGCTTTACAAGATTTGTCCGCAAAACCTGAATATATTCTGCTTGATGCTGTGACCTTAAAGGATATAAATATTCCTCAGAAAGGGATAATAAAGGGCGACAGCCTAAGCTTATCAATAGCTGCCGCATCAATAATAGCAAAAGTTGAAAGGGATAGGATAATATCCAGCTATGATGAGATATATCCTCACTTTTCTTTTAGCAAGCATAAGGGGTATGGAACCAGCGAACATATTGAATGCATTAAAAAATACGGTCTTTTACCCATACATAGGAGATCTTTTACAAAGAATTTTCAGGGGTGA
- the ylqF gene encoding ribosome biogenesis GTPase YlqF yields MNIQWYPGHMVKAKRKIAEDLKLVDVVIELLDARIPMSSRNPEVDQIVGSKKRIIVLNKSDLADPVVNRKWINYFNQENTKVILANSVSGTGLKDVLAASKELMKEKLDRLKSKGLLVKTVRALIIGIPNVGKSTFINKLAGKSVAQTGDRPGVTKSKQWIKVSPELELLDTPGILWPKFEDERVGMSLAYTGAIKDEILDINELAEKLLEVLISKFPNMLKARYKLDEITADITPQTLLEKIGRKRGCIIAGGEVDMLRASVMLLDEFRGGKIGNITLETPEDF; encoded by the coding sequence ATGAACATACAATGGTATCCGGGACATATGGTCAAAGCTAAGCGCAAGATAGCAGAGGATTTAAAGCTAGTTGATGTTGTTATTGAGCTGCTGGATGCTAGAATACCGATGAGCAGCAGGAATCCGGAAGTTGACCAAATTGTAGGAAGCAAAAAACGAATAATCGTACTGAATAAAAGCGACCTTGCTGATCCTGTGGTAAACCGCAAGTGGATTAACTATTTCAACCAGGAAAATACAAAGGTTATATTGGCCAATTCAGTAAGCGGCACAGGTTTAAAGGATGTATTGGCGGCTTCAAAGGAGCTTATGAAGGAAAAACTCGATAGGCTTAAGAGCAAGGGCTTGCTGGTTAAGACTGTAAGGGCACTGATAATAGGGATTCCCAATGTGGGTAAGTCCACTTTCATAAACAAGCTTGCGGGAAAAAGCGTTGCACAGACTGGTGACAGGCCGGGAGTCACAAAATCGAAGCAGTGGATAAAAGTGAGTCCTGAGCTGGAGCTATTAGATACACCGGGAATTCTCTGGCCTAAGTTTGAGGATGAAAGAGTGGGTATGAGCCTTGCCTATACTGGTGCGATAAAGGATGAGATACTGGATATCAATGAGCTGGCAGAAAAGCTTCTGGAGGTACTTATAAGTAAATTTCCGAATATGCTTAAGGCCAGGTATAAGCTGGATGAGATAACTGCAGATATAACCCCCCAGACACTCTTGGAGAAAATAGGTCGGAAAAGAGGCTGCATAATAGCCGGCGGCGAAGTAGATATGCTGAGGGCTTCGGTAATGCTTCTGGATGAGTTCCGCGGAGGGAAGATTGGGAATATTACGCTGGAGACACCGGAAGATTTCTAA